In Chlamydia serpentis, the following are encoded in one genomic region:
- the nqrF gene encoding NADH:ubiquinone reductase (Na(+)-transporting) subunit F, translating into MTWLSGLYFICIASLIFCSIGVILAGVILLSRKIFIKEHPCELKINDNKELTKTVTSGQTLLMSLLSSGIPIPSPCGGKATCKQCKVRITRNADEPLETDRSTFSKRQLEEGWRLSCQCKVQHDMSLEIEERYLNASSWVGTVISNDNVATFIKELVIAVDSSKPIPFKPGGYLQVTVPSYRTNSSDWKQTMAPEYYNDWEHFHLFDQVIDNSQLPPDSANKAYSLASYPAELPTIKFNIRIATPPMINGRPNPNIPWGICSSYIFSLKPGDKVTVSGPYGESFMKDDDRPLIFLIGGAGSSFGRSHILDLLLNKHSHRDINLWYGARSLKENIYQEEYEKLEKQFPNFHYHLVLSEPLPEDILAGWNKDDPIKTNFLFRAFNLGQLSQLENPEDYLYYVCGPPLHNSSILKLLDDYGVERSSIILDDFGS; encoded by the coding sequence TTCATTTGTATTGCTAGCCTTATCTTTTGCAGTATTGGTGTAATCCTTGCGGGAGTAATTCTTTTATCGCGTAAGATTTTTATCAAAGAACATCCTTGTGAATTAAAGATAAATGATAATAAGGAACTAACAAAAACCGTTACTAGTGGTCAGACCCTCTTAATGTCTTTATTAAGTTCAGGAATTCCTATCCCCTCTCCTTGTGGAGGTAAGGCCACCTGTAAACAATGTAAAGTTCGCATTACTAGAAATGCTGATGAGCCCCTAGAAACAGATCGTTCTACATTCTCGAAAAGACAATTAGAGGAAGGGTGGCGTCTGTCCTGTCAATGTAAAGTTCAGCACGACATGAGTTTAGAAATTGAAGAGCGGTACTTAAATGCTTCTTCCTGGGTAGGCACCGTTATTTCGAATGACAATGTAGCGACCTTTATTAAAGAACTTGTTATTGCTGTAGATTCAAGTAAGCCGATTCCTTTTAAGCCTGGAGGGTATTTGCAAGTTACAGTACCAAGTTATAGAACTAACTCTTCGGATTGGAAGCAGACAATGGCTCCTGAGTATTACAATGATTGGGAACACTTTCATTTATTTGATCAAGTTATAGATAACAGTCAACTTCCTCCAGATTCTGCAAACAAAGCGTACTCTTTAGCCTCCTATCCAGCAGAGCTTCCTACAATCAAATTTAATATACGTATTGCTACCCCACCTATGATCAATGGCAGACCTAATCCAAATATTCCTTGGGGGATCTGTTCTTCGTATATTTTCTCCTTGAAACCCGGGGACAAAGTTACTGTTTCTGGCCCTTATGGAGAGTCTTTCATGAAAGATGATGATCGCCCTTTAATTTTTCTAATTGGGGGAGCAGGTTCATCTTTCGGTAGGAGTCATATTTTAGACTTACTTCTAAACAAACATTCTCACAGGGATATTAATCTTTGGTATGGTGCCCGTTCATTAAAAGAGAACATCTACCAAGAAGAATACGAGAAATTAGAAAAGCAATTTCCGAATTTCCACTACCATCTGGTGCTTTCAGAGCCTCTTCCTGAAGATATTTTGGCAGGATGGAATAAAGATGACCCTATAAAGACAAATTTCCTATTTCGAGCATTTAACCTAGGACAACTGAGTCAGCTGGAGAATCCGGAAGACTATCTCTACTATGTATGCGGTCCTCCCCTACACAACAGCAGCATTCTTAAGCTCCTGGATGATTATGGAGTGGAACGCTCTTCAATTATTCTTGATGATTTTGGAAGCTAA